From the genome of Pontibacillus halophilus JSM 076056 = DSM 19796:
GACTGGAAAGCTCGCTTATAGGAACAATTCCATCGACTTTATATCCAATGTCGACTAGGACTTGTTTCTCCTCGACTTTTACGACTTTACCAGTGACGATTTCACCTACAGAAAGGTTTGTCATTTCTGACATTTCTTGATTCATTTCATCCATTCAAAAGACCTCCTTACAGTTCCACCACTACCAACCATAAAATTTGTTCTTGGTTCTAACTTCTAATATTTAGACAGTTTTGTCAAGCAAAACATCTATTTCTACTCTTTATTATCTTTTAGAATTCTAATCTCATCCATAATTGCATCGGAAACTTCTTGGGCAGATGCTTTTCGTTCTTTTAATTCGCTTATATTTATCGGCTTCCCATATACCACACGAAGTGGCTCTTTGCCCTTATAAGTCCCAATAATCGCACAAGGTACAACATGTGCATCTGAGCGAGTCGCAAAGAAACCTGCACCAGCAAGGCCTTTGCCAACTTCTCCAGTCTTACTACGCGTTCCTTCTGGAAACAGACCAAGAGCATGATTCTCTTTCAACACATCAAGCCCGCGACGAAGCGCCTGACGGTCCCCCATTCCTCGTTTTACTGGAAAGGCATGGATCTTACGTAGTAATCCGCCAATAATTTTATTTGAGAAGAGCTCTTCCTTTGCCATGAAATAAATGTCACGAGGACATGTAATTCCAACAACAATAGGATCGTAATTTGATATATGATTAGAGCAAATGAGAACAGGGCCGCCTTTCGGGACATTTTCTTTCCCCTCTACCTTGATTCGATACCTCGGGTAGAAAATGGCGGCACAAAGGTTCTTTGCTACCGTATATAAACTCACGTAATCGCCTCCTATTTCAACTGGTCCTGTACGATAGATAGGATTCTGTTCGCTACTTCATCAATCGTCAAGGACGTTGTATCCACCTCGATGGCATCATCTGCCTTGACCAAAGGAGATACTTCTCTCTCTGAATCAATCTTGTCACGCATGCGAATCTCTTCTTTTAATTGTTCCATGTCGGAAGGGAAGCCCTTCTCCATATTTTCTTTATGACGACGTTCTGCACGCTCAGAAACTGATGCAATCAAGAATACTTTCACCTCAGCATCTGGGATGACGTGCGTCCCTATGTCTCGGCCATCCATAACAACGCCTTTCTTTTCTGCTAGCTGTCGTTGACGATTGACCATCTCTTCTCGTACTTTCCCATGTACGGCTACATATGAAACTTGTGTTGTGACTTCTTGTGAACGTACATCAAGTGATACATCCTCAGTATCTAGGAGCACACGCTGCCCGTCACCGGTCTGCTGAAGGTCGATAGTTGTTGTCATCAAGAGCTGATGCATGTCTTCTTCTACGTTTAAGCGGGCTCCGTTCCGTAACGCCTTTAACGTTAAAGCTCTGTACATCGCACCTGTGTCAATGTATACGTATGATAGTTCTTTAGCTACAATCTTCGCCACTGTGCTTTTACCTGCTGCAGCGGGGCCATCTATGGCAATGGCAATAGTGTCTTGCATGTTGTTCCCCTCTTTCTAAATCTGTACGAAAAGAAACAAGCAGGGTGCCCCTGCTTGTCCGTCTAGAGTCTTTCATTCTTCAAAATCATAACACAAACGAAATTAACCGGTCTATCGTTTCTTGAATTTTGTTCGGCTCCTCATAGAACACTCCAAAGTACTTTGTAACAGGATGCATTTGCTTGAGGAAGTCGGTATGAGTTAACAACACTTGTACACTAAGCAGCAACACTCCATGCAGCATGATTAACCCAAATGCCCATGTTTCAATCCGTCTCAT
Proteins encoded in this window:
- a CDS encoding lysophospholipid acyltransferase family protein; translated protein: MSLYTVAKNLCAAIFYPRYRIKVEGKENVPKGGPVLICSNHISNYDPIVVGITCPRDIYFMAKEELFSNKIIGGLLRKIHAFPVKRGMGDRQALRRGLDVLKENHALGLFPEGTRSKTGEVGKGLAGAGFFATRSDAHVVPCAIIGTYKGKEPLRVVYGKPINISELKERKASAQEVSDAIMDEIRILKDNKE
- the cmk gene encoding (d)CMP kinase; translation: MQDTIAIAIDGPAAAGKSTVAKIVAKELSYVYIDTGAMYRALTLKALRNGARLNVEEDMHQLLMTTTIDLQQTGDGQRVLLDTEDVSLDVRSQEVTTQVSYVAVHGKVREEMVNRQRQLAEKKGVVMDGRDIGTHVIPDAEVKVFLIASVSERAERRHKENMEKGFPSDMEQLKEEIRMRDKIDSEREVSPLVKADDAIEVDTTSLTIDEVANRILSIVQDQLK
- a CDS encoding DUF5359 family protein; amino-acid sequence: MRRIETWAFGLIMLHGVLLLSVQVLLTHTDFLKQMHPVTKYFGVFYEEPNKIQETIDRLISFVL